In a genomic window of Rhinopithecus roxellana isolate Shanxi Qingling chromosome 2, ASM756505v1, whole genome shotgun sequence:
- the LOC104658856 gene encoding 60S ribosomal protein L15, translating to MGAYKYIQELWRKKQSDVMRFLLRVRCWQYRQLSALRRAPRPTRPDKARRLGYKAKQGYVIYRIRVRRGGRKHPVPKGATYGKPVHHGVNQLKFAGSLQSLAEERAGRHCGALRVLNSYWVGEDSTHKFFEVIFIDPFHKAIRRNPDTQWITKPVHKHREMRGLTSAGRKSPGLGKGHKFHHTIGGSPRAAWRRRNTLQLHRYR from the coding sequence ATGGGTGCATACAAGTACATCCAGGAGCTATGGAGAAAGAAGCAGTCTGATGTCATGCGCTTTCTTCTGAGGGTCCGCTGCTGGCAGTACCGCCAGCTCTCTGCTCTCCGCAGGGCTCCCCGCCCCACCCGGCCTGATAAAGCGCGCCGACTGGGCTACAAGGCCAAGCAAGGTTACGTTATATATAGGATTCGTGTTCGCCGTGGTGGCCGAAAACACCCAGTTCCTAAGGGTGCAACTTACGGCAAGCCTGTCCATCATGGTGTTAACCAGCTAAAGTTTGCTGGAAGCCTTCAGTCCCTTGCAGAGGAGCGAGCTGGACGCCACTGTGGGGCTCTGAGAGTCCTGAATTCTTACTGGGTTGGAGAAGATTCCACACACAAATTTTTTGAGGTTATCTTCATTGATCCATTCCATAAAGCTATCAGAAGAAATCCTGACACCCAGTGGATCACCAAACCAGTCCACAAGCACAGGGAGATGCGTGGGCTGACATCTGCAGGCCGAAAGAGCCCTGGCCTTGGAAAGGGCCATAAGTTCCACCATACTATTGGTGGTTCTCCCCGGGCAGCTTGGAGAAGGCGCAATACTCTCCAGCTCCACCGTTACCGCTAA